TAAAACAAATTCAAAAGTCGACTGCAGGAGAAGCATGAAAATGCTCTAATCTTCACGGCGAGAGTGAAGTCGCCGCTACTTGGATTCCGCATTCGGTTCCGGGAAGAACGGAAATAACTGGCGAATCTCATCAGGCGATGGCTGTCGGCCGTATTCGCAGATTTCGAACGCCTCGGCATATTTCACCTGCTGACCTTCCTCTTTGCCGTACCATTTGATGAGGGCCGAACGGTGATTGCTCGCCTCGGCTCCGGCTCGTCTGTCCCAGCGTTCCTTCAGCCATTCTTTGCGAAGGTCCGGTTTGGACGCCGGCGGTACTGTCGTCAGGTATTCTGGACCGGCCAGCGCTCCCCCTTCAAACACCTGTGACTCGAGAGCCGTCAGCGCTTCAACCTTCAGATCGAACACGTCGTCGATCGCCACTGCGATGTCGGCTTCAAAGGGATACGGCTTTTGAAAACGGTCACTTGAATACAGGAAAACCGGGTTTCTCTCCAGCGGCGGAGTGTCCGGACAGAAGAACGGGACTTGGACCATAAAGGCGGCGTCCTGTACCAGCACTCCGACATAACGGTGATCAGGGTGATAATCCCAGGGGCGGTGGGCGATGACAATATCGGCCTTCCATTCCCGGATCAGTCGAGTGATCGTCCTGCGATTCTCCAGCGTCGGCATCAATTCGCCATCGTGAATGTCAAGCACTTCCGACGTGACGCCGAGCCGTTTCGCGACCTCCGCCGACTCCGCGGTTCTTCGTTTGGCCAACTGCCCGCCGGACATCGCCCAGTGTCCGATATCCCCATTCGTCACCGAAACCAGCTTCACATGATGCCCTTGTTTGGCCCACATCGCCGCGGTGCCGCCGCTTTTGTACTCCGCGTCATCGGGATGAGCCCCGAAGCAGATAATGCGTAACTTGCCATCATCCTCCGCGTGAGCCAATGAAACGGTGATCGTCACAGAAGCCAGCAGAACAAGGCAAACTCTCAACATGGCAGGGGCTCCTTCTGGGGATAACGGCGAGGCGTGATCTCAATCCGAAAATGAGTCAGTGAAATTGTTCGTCTTCTGAAGGGATAGTGAATGGAGAACAGCCTGCACACCATCACGATCCCTGTTGTTCCTTACAAGATGATTACATGATCCACTGCCTCCCCGCAATCCGCTCAGAAAAGTTCGGAATTCGGCAGGGTTTGTTGCCATGAAACAAAGAAACAGGCAGAATTTCTGAGGTTCATCAGATAGTAACAGCTCGATGCCTTCTGGTTCTGGTCAATGGCGTTTGAAATGGCGAGTAACTCGTCAGGTCCGCTGGCCAGTGCCGTCTTGCAGACACCGTCGAAGTTTCCCGGCAGGTGTCTGTCCGCTGAGTTATCATCCCCGGCAGTCAGGGCCCAATCATCTGACTGAACAATTGAGTTCTTCCTGCCGGGAACCGACTGACAATGCTCCGTCCCTTACTCTTGAATTGATCACCCCATGAAATCCAATCCAGCAAGTCTCTCTTTTCTCGCGTTGGTTTTGCTGCTGCTGCATTCCTCCGCTTTGCCAGGTGAGTCGTTTGGGGCCGCGCCCGAATCGGCCGATGTTGTGATCTACGGGGGCACGTCGGCGGGAATTGCTGCGGCGGTCCAGGTCCATCGGATGGGAAAGTCGGTGATTGTCATCGAACCATCGGACCGCGTGGGAGGACTGACCACCGGCGGGCTCGGTCAGACCGACATTGGGAATAAGGCCGCCATTGGGGGGATCGCCAGGGAATTCTATGAAGACATTGCCGCCCACTACGAGGACGACTCGGCCTGGAAATGGCAACGACGCGATCAATACAAGAGCGGGGGACAATCGCGCACGGCGCAAAGCGAAACGGCCATGTGGACGTTCGAGCCGAGTGCCGCATTGTCGGTTTACCAGAGTTGGATCGACCGCCATCAGATTCGCGTCGACTACGGAAAACGACTCGATCGATCATCCGTGATGACCACTCGCAGCAGTCCGGCGCGGATCCTCAGCATTCGAATGGAATCGGGGGAAACGTACCGCGCCCAGATGTTTATCGATGCGACATACGAAGGGGACTTGATGGCGGCGGCTGGTGTGAGCTACACGGTGGGCCGAGAAGCCAACGAACAATATGGCGAAACACTCAATGGCGTGCAGACAAGGATGGCTCACCACCATCAACTTCGCAAAGGAATCGATCCGTATGTGGTTCCGGGCGATCCAGGCAGTGGGTTGCTGCCGCACATCGATCCCAGAGGACCTGGTGAAGAAGGCGGAGCAGATCATCGCGTGCAGGCTTACTGCTTTCGAATGTGCTTGACGGACCATCCAGAAAACCGCATTCCATTTCACAAACCCGAGGGCTACGAACCGCTGTGGTATGAGCTGCTGCTGCGGAACTATGAGGCGGGGGAAAACAGTGCCCCCTGGATCAACTCCAGCATGCCCAATCGAAAGACCGACACGAACAATCGACTGGGGTTCTCGACCGATTTCATCGGTCAAAACTATGACTACCCCGAAGCGTCTTATGAAGAACGGGAAGCAATCGTCGCCAAACACCTGCTGTATCAACAGGGGTTGATGTGGACGCTGGCCAATCATCCAAGAATGCCCGAGAAGATTCGCGACCAGGTTTCTCGGTGGGGCATGTGCAAGGACGAGTTTGAGGCCGGAAACGGGTGGCAAAATCAGCTCTACATCCGTGAGGCACGACGGATGGTCAGCGATTTTGTCATGACCCAGAAGCACTGCCAGGGTGTCGCGGTGGAGGATCCGGTTGGACTGGCCGCCTACACGATGGACTCTCACAACCAGCAACGCTACATCGATGAAAACGGTCACGTTCGCAATGAAGGCGATGTGCAGGTCGGTGGTTTCCCGCCGTACGGCATTAGCTATCGATCGATCATTCCCCAACGGCGGGAAGTCTCGAACCTGTTCGTTCCGGTCTGCCTGTCCGCGTCGCACATCGCATTCGGTTCGATTCGCATGGAGCCCGTCTTCATGGTGCTGGGTCAATCATCCGCCACGGCCGCGGTACTGGCCATCGACGACGAAGTCGCCGTGCACGACCTCGACTACGAAAAGCTGTCTCAACGTTTGTTGAAAGACCAACAGGTGCTTCAACACGTTGGCCCCAAACCGACACCCGGCATCGATCCAGCCACCTTGCCAGGAATTGTCGTCGACAATCGCCAGGCAAAAACCGAGGGCGGTTGGGCCACCAGCAGTTCAACGGCTGAGTATGTCGGACTGGATTACCTTCACGACGCCAACGCCGGGAAAGGAGACGGCAAGGTTCGTTATCAGGCGGAGTTGAAGCAACCGGGGCGATATCGAGTAGCACTCCTGTGGCCGGTGTTCTCCAATCGAGCCAGCAACACCCGGGTGATTGTGACAGATGCCGCCGGGGAAACTCATGAGTTCCGCGTCAACCAACGCGATCCGCAAACGAAGGGGCGTGCTGAATTGGGCGAGTTCGACTTTGGAAACGTTGCCATCGTCGAGATCAGCAACGCGGACTCGGATGGCCACGTCATCGCTGACGCGGTTCAATTCCTCCCCATGGACAAGTCGAACGACTGATTGTGACGCCTCCAGGAAACAGAACGCCGCGAAATGGCTTCCGCGTGAGAGACGAAGACGCGGCCTGCGTGGGGGACAGGGGAGAGCGAGGAAGAACTGGGTTGATGGCGCAACCGTTCCTTCACCGGTGAAGACCAGCCTGCCCGGTTCCCTTATTGTCAGAAGCTCTTCCGCCTACGCGTCTCCGATCAATTGCCGGAAGTTACTGGGATCTCGGCTGATTCATCTCAGTCCGGTTGTTCTGGTAGTAATGGCCCGAACTGATGCATTAGCGGTTATATCGCTTTCATTCCGATGATTGATCTTGAGTGCATCTCGCTCATGACCCCAAGGAGTGAATTCCATGTTGAAACTGAGAAAGTTGGCGCTGGCGTCGGTTGTGTGCCTGAATCTGGCCACAGTTACAGACGCAGGGCTGCTTCGTGACACGTTGACAGACTGTATTGATTACACCCAATCTGCCGGATTCGATGATTTTATC
This sequence is a window from Rubinisphaera margarita. Protein-coding genes within it:
- a CDS encoding FAD-dependent oxidoreductase, translated to MKSNPASLSFLALVLLLLHSSALPGESFGAAPESADVVIYGGTSAGIAAAVQVHRMGKSVIVIEPSDRVGGLTTGGLGQTDIGNKAAIGGIAREFYEDIAAHYEDDSAWKWQRRDQYKSGGQSRTAQSETAMWTFEPSAALSVYQSWIDRHQIRVDYGKRLDRSSVMTTRSSPARILSIRMESGETYRAQMFIDATYEGDLMAAAGVSYTVGREANEQYGETLNGVQTRMAHHHQLRKGIDPYVVPGDPGSGLLPHIDPRGPGEEGGADHRVQAYCFRMCLTDHPENRIPFHKPEGYEPLWYELLLRNYEAGENSAPWINSSMPNRKTDTNNRLGFSTDFIGQNYDYPEASYEEREAIVAKHLLYQQGLMWTLANHPRMPEKIRDQVSRWGMCKDEFEAGNGWQNQLYIREARRMVSDFVMTQKHCQGVAVEDPVGLAAYTMDSHNQQRYIDENGHVRNEGDVQVGGFPPYGISYRSIIPQRREVSNLFVPVCLSASHIAFGSIRMEPVFMVLGQSSATAAVLAIDDEVAVHDLDYEKLSQRLLKDQQVLQHVGPKPTPGIDPATLPGIVVDNRQAKTEGGWATSSSTAEYVGLDYLHDANAGKGDGKVRYQAELKQPGRYRVALLWPVFSNRASNTRVIVTDAAGETHEFRVNQRDPQTKGRAELGEFDFGNVAIVEISNADSDGHVIADAVQFLPMDKSND
- a CDS encoding PIG-L deacetylase family protein → MLRVCLVLLASVTITVSLAHAEDDGKLRIICFGAHPDDAEYKSGGTAAMWAKQGHHVKLVSVTNGDIGHWAMSGGQLAKRRTAESAEVAKRLGVTSEVLDIHDGELMPTLENRRTITRLIREWKADIVIAHRPWDYHPDHRYVGVLVQDAAFMVQVPFFCPDTPPLERNPVFLYSSDRFQKPYPFEADIAVAIDDVFDLKVEALTALESQVFEGGALAGPEYLTTVPPASKPDLRKEWLKERWDRRAGAEASNHRSALIKWYGKEEGQQVKYAEAFEICEYGRQPSPDEIRQLFPFFPEPNAESK